The sequence ACTGTTTACGTCCTTATAGACGCTTGGTCGGGTTTTTACTCTGGCTTAGGCATATCTTTGGAAAAGTCTAGCTGGGCCGTTGCATCCAATGCATTGTACAATGCATTTACCCCTAAGCATTCAATCTTTGACAGACTTGGACTTGCTTATACAGATAGCGACTGGCCGAGCCATCACCTACCTATGGCTATAACAGCCGATAGAGCAGAGTTGATCAGTAACAAAGCAGAATCTGTACCCAATTCTGGTATTATTGTTCAAATTACACCACCTTACTGTCCGCAGAGAAAGGGATTAGTGGAATCTGCTATCAACAAATTAAAGCACGGACACGGCTATCATATCCCAGGTAGTTATCCAAAGTTCAGAAGACGGGGCGAAAAAGATGGAAAGCTAACGGCTGCGCTTGATATAACTATGCTGGAGCGAATATTAGTTGAAATAATTATTGATTTAAATAATGAGCCAGTACCTGTTGAAAACCTTCCCCTAGAGTTAATCGAAACCAGGAAGTCATATAGTTATAAAGACTTATTTGTATGGGGTCTTGAAAACAGGCCTGGCTACACTAGGACTCTAACCAGCAAGGAAGTTTATACAGCCCTATTGAGTCGAAGCACAGCAACTATTACAAATCGTGGCTTAAAATTCAAAGGCAACACATACACGAGTGATCATCTCATATCTGCAGGATACACCCTTGTAAAGTCAGGTGACCGCAAGCTAATTAGCATACGATACAATGAGCATTCGGTTAATCAAATATGGTATTATGATGCTGAATCCGATGATTGGCTCATGGCATTAAACAATAACTCCGAAGTACATAGACTAACGGCCTCCTTTCTCGAATGGCAAGCTGCAATCAAAGCATCGCACTCCAGTTACGACGAAAGAAAAGCTGTTAATCTAATAGAAAGGATTAAAAAAGAGGACCGTTACAACAAATCAGCTGCAAATGCAACTATAGCGGCAAAAAGGCTGCGGAAGATAAGGAAGAATATTAAAGGTAATCTTAGCGTTCGTGAAAGCAGGCATGTAGAAAAGACATTGCAAAAGTTCGAGACAGAACAATCTGCTATACAATCCTACATGAGAGGTATTGATAATGCCAAGCTAAACAAGTCAATTGATGAGCGCAAAAGTGTTGATAATATGACTTTCAATAATAACGAGGAGTCCTTGAACAAGCGTAGCAAGAATATATGGGACAAGCACAAATGAGCTTAACGATAATAAATACAAATCCCCAGTACAACGAACTTGGACTTATCGATTTTCAGGATAATCCCCTCGTAGAGGCATTACCACCACCACCGAAATCTAAGGATGATATATTACAAAGACTTATGATCCGGCCCGAATGGAACCCAGAGGAGGTCAACCTACCTGATTTTATCAGGTATCAAGCTATTACACGTCTACACCACTTCCTGTTCCCAATAGACCAGCACGTAAAGATCTATTCGTCACTCTATGGTCAAATATTAGACGGTTATCGATATAGAAACCCACTACATACTGATACCCAAATGCAGCTGTATGGTTTTAACGAAGCTAGTTCTACCAATTCAAGAGGCATCTTGCGACCCAACTCCAGTTCAAGCATTTCATTTATTTCAGGCATTTCTGGACTTGGCAAATCAACTCTTGTTAAATCTATTCTTCATTCTTTCGGTCCTCAAGTTATTAAACATAGCATATACAACAACAAACAATTCTACGAAACTCAGATCGTATGCCTTATGCGAAATGTACCCGATCAATGCAGCGTAAAATCACTTTGCAGAAGCTTTGGCTATTATACAGATATATTACTTAATACAAATCTTTATTCAATTGAATTCTCCGATAAGCATTTAACCAGAAATCATTACATCCATTTGATCCATAAAATTATTAGAAATTTCCACGTTGGAATTGTTGTAATTGATGAATTTCAAAATGTATCCATATCCCGTTCCGGCGGGAAAAAGGAAGTACTCGCTTTCATCATTAATCTATTTGATGAACTTGGGGTGCCTATCGTAATAATAGGCACTCCAAACGCAAAAAACATTTTAAGTGACAATGTTAGTGTTATTAGGCGATTTACCACTGGAGGATTTCACGAACTAAGAAGGCCAGATGCACCTGGCAATAAAAACGATGACACTTGGGAAACATTTTGCAAGGTATGTTGGGACTATCAGTGGTTGAAAAACCCTAAAGAAATTAATGAAGAGATCATACATACTTTATATGACTGCTCCCAGGGAATCTTTGGGATCATGTTGAGAATATTTACAGCATCCCAAGTTGTTGCAATTGAACAAAAAAAGGAAACATTATCATCCAGGCTCATTAGAAATGTATATTTATCTGAGTTTTCTATGCTCCACAAAGTAATAGATGCAATTAGATCAGGGGATTTGTCCGCGCTATCGCTATTCGAAGATCTATACTCAACAGCGTTTAAAGGAAACGACACATCAACTATTGTCAACAGACTTGCATTGCTATCCAATCAAATACGTCCTACCGAGGACAAACTGCACAATCTTGACCAACCACTTCCAGAAAATACCCACACGAGGCAGTATTCTGGCAAGCATAATAAACAAAGCATTGAAGAACTTAGGGATGCTGTACTCCGAAATAAACCTAAATCCTGAAATGAGGAGTTGGCATATTGGATTCTAGCAATACACCATTCTTTCCTTTACCAGCCCCAGGGGAAACCATCTACTCTGTACTGTTCCGATATGTCACTAGATCAGGATTACAAGCTAATACCGCATTTAAATTTTTACTAAATAAGAGAAAAGCCAGTGAAATTCTCACAATAATTCCTGACTTTATCGTCTCACTATCTCAAACCGTCAACAGAAGCCATCCCTGGTCAGATCCAATAAATATTTTATTAAATCATACAATTTTCAATTACCTGTGTAATCTTAGAACTAATTCACATGTCGATAACCTCATCAATCGAGCCCTCGACCCCTCACAGGCACGATACGTAGCAATTGCTTTAGGAGCATCAATGCAGAGGCAACCTAAGCAACTTACGTATCCTCGTTATTGTAAACTATGCGCAATTGATGATTTAAACTCCTTGGGATTTACATATTTCCACAGAGAACACCAACTTCCTAGCGTTATAACTTGCTGGAGGCATAATGAACCACTTTTCATAGGTTGCAAAAAATGTGGCCCATACCCGATCAAAGGAAGCCCTTCCAGCCTACCTTCTACTTGCAACTGCTCACATATCGATCCTCTTGCAATAACTAATATTCCTCCTTCTAAACCCCTGCTATGGCTTGCACAACAATCTGCCCTTCTGACTGATCGTCAAATATCACTTACACCCAGCTTACCTTTTGTTACCAGAAAAGCCTTGCTCCATAATCAGAACCGAACCAAGCAATTAGATCTTATCCTGCTTGCCAAAAGTATTAAGGCCGTATTCGGTAATGAGTACTTAACCTTTATTAATTTTCCACCATTTATTTCTGAAAAACCGTCCCCCTGGATCACTCGCATCCTTAGATCATCAGTTAACCAAACTAAGAAGCCAGTTTTTTTATATTTGCTTCTTATTGGCTCTCATTTTAATTCAATTGAAGAAATCTACAACCTTGCCAAGCGGCCCCACTCCAACGAATCTTTCAAGAATCATTCTCATGCCTCCGACCATTTAATGTCAACTCTGCTTATAAATACAGAGAAATCATCTTTTTCAATCGATCTCTTCATGCAACTCATTTCATCGGGAAATTTTACTCTTGACACCATAGCCAAGAAGCTTGGCACAACTTTCCACACCCTCGCTAATTTTTGCCTGAACAATAATATTAGATTTCCCATGCCAAACCGGTTGGCCAACAAGATAGGCAATAAAGTGATTTCTAATACTAGAGCAGACTTACTTAACGGAGTAGATAACAAAGCCATAATGGACCGATACAAATTCACCGAGAGGACCATTATTTACATTAAACTCAATGAGCCAAGCCTTTACAAGCTCCACAGAAATGCCGCTAAACTGTTATTACGCGAGAAACATAGGGCAATCCTGACCGACTATGTAAAAGACAATACCGAAGCTACTCGGAACGACATTGTTTTCAATCTTCCCTCTACTTATGACTACCTAATAAAAAATGATAAACAATGGTTTTTTAATGCCATTCCATTCCAAAATAGGCAGAGGCCTCATAGAAAATCCCATAGTGGAGTAAATTGGACTGAACTTGATAAGCAAATGTCTGACCATATTTTAGCCTATATCACCATCACACAATCTCAAGAGCATAAACCTATTTGGCTTACAGAAACTTACTTAACCAAGCAATCTCCTCTTTTCTCCAGATACTGGAGAAACAAAAAGCATTTCCCAAAAACTCTAACTATTATAAACAGACACAAAGAAAGTTATGAAGATTTCGTAAAAAGGAAAATTCAATGGGCACTTTCTGTTTTAGAAAAGAAGAACAGATCTTTATCTATCCTAAGCCTTAGAACGACAGCTGGCCTGCCAGCTGGAATTGTAAAAAGTCATAAGATATTCATCCTTGATAAAATGGAAATGTTTAATTTCTCATTCGCCCCAAAGTCTTTTTTCACCGACTAATAGAACATCTTTGGCACAAAATCTTCGAAATTTCATAGGCCCACAAATCAGCCTACGGTCCATTTGTAGATGCGAATGGTGGTGTAGCCCTCTTAATTCCATCTCGCCTGCCTGCTCATCTCGCTCAGGTATTTATGAAACCGCTTTCAGCCCAACGGGGCGACTACTTCGGCCTTCCCTTAGACCCTATGAAAAAGCAATAGTAATTATCCCAAAATAAAAGAAAGTGTCCCAAAGCTTTTTGAGGCAGCTTTGGGACACTTATTGGGACATTATCTTTTCAAAAATGGAATCTTGCAAGTAATTGATTTTATTTAATGCCATGGGACAATTACTTTTATCTTTTTACATCCTTGTGAAAAGACAAAAGTAATGGTCCCTGAACAAAAGAAACTGTCCCAAGACAAAAAGAAGTGTCCCACCCGTAAACTCATTTCCAATCGGCTTCAGCTAATTACCTGAGTCAGACATGACCAGCTGATAAGCCCAGCACCTTAAAAGCTAGTAAGGCCAATTACGCGCGCCGTGGCTTAGATTATCCCACAGCCTTTGGCATCTCAATCCATACTTATACTAAGTAATTTTCTAATTGTATATTAAAGACATAAAGATATGTCAAGACCAAAGCATCAATATTACTACCCCCAACTAGCGATTGTACTCACGATATAATAGCGGCTATCTACAGCCATAATCCTTCTTTAAAACTAACCTAAAATATTCAATGTTTGTGCAAAATACATAGGAAATATGCATTATACTAACGACATAAAGCAGACCTCCAGATACTCTTGCAAACAATTTTTATGATAGCTCTTTTACGACCTGAACATATTTTGATTTTTAAAAAGATAATTTTTTTGCTGGTAATGACAGATGGCTTAAACTTGCTCTAATTTGGTAAGCATAAGTATACCGCTCCCCTGAAAATTGAAGCCACGAACAAGACGTGCGAGAAGCACGTGCAGGGAATGGCTACCGATGGACGAGAACGCACAGGAAAGTATTCAGCGCTGGACGCCGAAGCGGCGTGCGGCACTGGATCACGTGGTACAACTCGGGTCGTCCCCATCAGGCTCTCGGGTACCTGAGCCCAGCGGATTACCGAGCGCAAAAACTACAACATGTGGCTTGTTTT comes from Desulfocurvibacter africanus subsp. africanus DSM 2603 and encodes:
- a CDS encoding Mu transposase C-terminal domain-containing protein is translated as MININTILKFTNYAMYDISGYARLLLVKDGYAYFIGLESSKNKGIFKVGLEQLKEGMQNYHIIPQEDKNINRTHDIDVLSEATKKKLKHYSQIVSELAKDTSCITNMSTRNIKIRTISNLYEVSQKTVRRIYYKYLRGGQSDLALIPMFMNRGNPGQIQSPGTSKKGRNSHKFQNKGIPLPQVREQLIDGYEKYYKPGKATLRAAYYKTMLHIFMKENNVEEFSSNSIVEYIDKEVEGGKLPTIWQFYYVCNTESSKDGGRKKKPRTIRAKDASWKFRGKSRDELQGPGQRYEVDPTNIQAELVSRIDHHTRIGNCTVYVLIDAWSGFYSGLGISLEKSSWAVASNALYNAFTPKHSIFDRLGLAYTDSDWPSHHLPMAITADRAELISNKAESVPNSGIIVQITPPYCPQRKGLVESAINKLKHGHGYHIPGSYPKFRRRGEKDGKLTAALDITMLERILVEIIIDLNNEPVPVENLPLELIETRKSYSYKDLFVWGLENRPGYTRTLTSKEVYTALLSRSTATITNRGLKFKGNTYTSDHLISAGYTLVKSGDRKLISIRYNEHSVNQIWYYDAESDDWLMALNNNSEVHRLTASFLEWQAAIKASHSSYDERKAVNLIERIKKEDRYNKSAANATIAAKRLRKIRKNIKGNLSVRESRHVEKTLQKFETEQSAIQSYMRGIDNAKLNKSIDERKSVDNMTFNNNEESLNKRSKNIWDKHK
- a CDS encoding TnsD family Tn7-like transposition protein; this encodes MDSSNTPFFPLPAPGETIYSVLFRYVTRSGLQANTAFKFLLNKRKASEILTIIPDFIVSLSQTVNRSHPWSDPINILLNHTIFNYLCNLRTNSHVDNLINRALDPSQARYVAIALGASMQRQPKQLTYPRYCKLCAIDDLNSLGFTYFHREHQLPSVITCWRHNEPLFIGCKKCGPYPIKGSPSSLPSTCNCSHIDPLAITNIPPSKPLLWLAQQSALLTDRQISLTPSLPFVTRKALLHNQNRTKQLDLILLAKSIKAVFGNEYLTFINFPPFISEKPSPWITRILRSSVNQTKKPVFLYLLLIGSHFNSIEEIYNLAKRPHSNESFKNHSHASDHLMSTLLINTEKSSFSIDLFMQLISSGNFTLDTIAKKLGTTFHTLANFCLNNNIRFPMPNRLANKIGNKVISNTRADLLNGVDNKAIMDRYKFTERTIIYIKLNEPSLYKLHRNAAKLLLREKHRAILTDYVKDNTEATRNDIVFNLPSTYDYLIKNDKQWFFNAIPFQNRQRPHRKSHSGVNWTELDKQMSDHILAYITITQSQEHKPIWLTETYLTKQSPLFSRYWRNKKHFPKTLTIINRHKESYEDFVKRKIQWALSVLEKKNRSLSILSLRTTAGLPAGIVKSHKIFILDKMEMFNFSFAPKSFFTD
- a CDS encoding AAA family ATPase; the encoded protein is MSLTIINTNPQYNELGLIDFQDNPLVEALPPPPKSKDDILQRLMIRPEWNPEEVNLPDFIRYQAITRLHHFLFPIDQHVKIYSSLYGQILDGYRYRNPLHTDTQMQLYGFNEASSTNSRGILRPNSSSSISFISGISGLGKSTLVKSILHSFGPQVIKHSIYNNKQFYETQIVCLMRNVPDQCSVKSLCRSFGYYTDILLNTNLYSIEFSDKHLTRNHYIHLIHKIIRNFHVGIVVIDEFQNVSISRSGGKKEVLAFIINLFDELGVPIVIIGTPNAKNILSDNVSVIRRFTTGGFHELRRPDAPGNKNDDTWETFCKVCWDYQWLKNPKEINEEIIHTLYDCSQGIFGIMLRIFTASQVVAIEQKKETLSSRLIRNVYLSEFSMLHKVIDAIRSGDLSALSLFEDLYSTAFKGNDTSTIVNRLALLSNQIRPTEDKLHNLDQPLPENTHTRQYSGKHNKQSIEELRDAVLRNKPKS
- a CDS encoding integrase core domain-containing protein, whose translation is MREARAGNGYRWTRTHRKVFSAGRRSGVRHWITWYNSGRPHQALGYLSPADYRAQKLQHVACFRGSTTLTSVTLLYRGNALRIQQCLSGPHGRPHPMLPAACSRRR